A DNA window from Macadamia integrifolia cultivar HAES 741 chromosome 4, SCU_Mint_v3, whole genome shotgun sequence contains the following coding sequences:
- the LOC122076990 gene encoding uncharacterized protein LOC122076990, translated as MASAAWEEEDWELCNDDGFVYKRKKRRQDTTPPPLLATDPEAEQRLLKERKKRSLLKLKNQYQREIDQWERMTHTLQAMENRTQPQPQTQPSSPPPPSSSMFSSRHSDSAFRQLIDDLLLQAEGQEAILQDLSNLCDHAENLCNAEEERLKQPFIDLPVWETPGALMDFFCDESQD; from the exons ATGGCGTCTGCGGCCTGGGAGGAAGAAGACTGGGAGCTGTGCAACGACGACGGTTTCGTttacaagaggaagaagagaagacaagacaccacaccaccaccactactggCTACGGATCCGGAGGCGGAGCAGAGGCTACtcaaggagaggaagaagaggtcgCTCCTAAAGTTGAAAAATCAGTACCAGAGAGAGATCGATCAGTGGGAACGTATGACCCACACGCTCCAGGCGATGGAGAATAGGACCCAACCTCAACCTCAGACTCAaccatcttctcctcctcctccatcttcGTCCATGTTCTCTTCTCGCCATTCGGACTCCGCTTTCCGCCAATTGATTGACGACCTACTCTTACAG GCGGAAGGGCAGGAAGCTATTCTTCAGGATCTTTCAAACCTTTGTGACCACGCAGAAAACCTATGCAATGCAGAAGAGGAACGCCTGAAGCAGCCCTTCATCGACCTTCCCGTATGGGAAACCCCTGGTGCCCTCATGGATTTTTTCTGTGACGAGTCTCAAGACTGA
- the LOC122076989 gene encoding protein DEHYDRATION-INDUCED 19 homolog 5-like: protein MDIDFWASRVDSAKHLTAMQAARLSSENHLRMDDYEGDDDVRACFPCPFCYLEIEVPVLCAHLREEHCFDVKNAVCPVCAEILGKDMIGHFTVQHAHLLKRRRKSQRSGVWNNSSVMLGKELRELSSFLGAASTNGRGSATDYVPDPLLSPFLCSIVIPDTNGDQDKHSKNDLSASSDMKSMEPSASDKTQEQDFGERNQRAEFFQQLVLSTIL, encoded by the exons ATGGACATTGATTTCTGGGCTTCTAGGGTTGACTCCGCCAAGCATCTCACTGCTATGCAAGCTGCCAGACTCAGCTCTG AAAACCATTTGAGAATGGATGattatgaaggagatgatgacGTAAGGGCTTGCTTCCCCTGTCCCTTCTGTTATTTGGAGATAGAAGTTCCGGTGCTTTGTGCTCATCTACGAGAAGAACATTGCTTTGATGTAAAAAATGCG GTATGCCCTGTATGTGCAGAAATTTTAGGTAAAGACATGATTGGACATTTTACAGTGCAGCATGCCCATTTGTTGAAG aggaggagaaaaTCTCAAAGATCAGGCGTATGGAATAATAGTTCAGTGATGCTTGGAAAGGAACTACGAGAATTGAGCTCATTTCTTGGGGCCGCTTCTACAAATGGTAGGGGAAGTGCAACTGACTATGTACCTGATCCATTGCTCTCACCATTTCTATGCAGTATAGTTATTCCAGACACCAATGGTGATCAagataaacactccaaaaatgaCTTATCTGCTTCTTCTGACATgaaaag CATGGAGCCTTCTGCATCAGATAAAACTCAGGAACAGGATTTTGGAGAAAGAAACCAGAGGGCTGAGTTCTTCCAGCAGTTGGTCCTATCAACCATTCTCTGA